One Ricinus communis isolate WT05 ecotype wild-type chromosome 1, ASM1957865v1, whole genome shotgun sequence DNA window includes the following coding sequences:
- the LOC8268530 gene encoding uncharacterized protein LOC8268530: MSRHRRQASQVLPPEIFTGNEPLGDIGQAIAGHHLQGRHGSSAAISERSTNIQHLQSPTTTATASPPSTVPAKNLPPAKPA; this comes from the coding sequence ATGTCTCGCCACAGAAGGCAAGCTTCTCAAGTCCTTCCGCCGGAGATATTCACCGGAAATGAGCCATTAGGTGACATAGGACAGGCAATTGCAGGCCATCATCTTCAGGGTCGCCATGGTTCTAGTGCTGCTATCAGTGAAAGATCCACAAATATTCAGCATCTTCAGTCTCCCACCACCACCGCCACCGCTAGTCCTCCAAGTACAGTTCCTGCCAAGAATCTTCCGCCTGCAAAACCTGCATGA